The Microbacterium oleivorans genome contains the following window.
GGGGACTCCGCCGAAGAAGGTCCATCGCACCTCCCCGGGCAGCTCGCGGCCGAGGTAGGGCGAGTTGACGCTGCGCCCGCGCAGATCGGCATCCGTGAACGGGCGCACGGGGCGGGGGTCGTACAGCGTCAGCGACGCGGGCTGTCCGGGTGCGATCGGCGTGCCGGCGCCGGGCAGGCGCCCGATGCGGGCCGGCGCCGTCGACATGACCCGGGCGACGTCCTCCCACGTGAGCATCCCGGTGTCGACGACGGCCTGCTGCACGACGCGCAGCGCCGACTCCAGGCCGACCATGCCGTTGGCCGCCGCCGCCCACTCGCAGCTCTTGGCCTCGGCGGGGTGGGGGGCGTGGTCGGTCGCGACGATGTCGATCGTGCCGTCGGCGAGGCCCTCGCGCACCGCGAGCACGTCCTCGTCGCGCCGCAGCGGCGGGTTGACCTTGAACCGTGCGTCGTACCCGCGCACCAGCTCTTCGGTCAGCAGCAGATGGTGGGGCGTCACCTCCGCGGTCACGTCGACACCGCGCTTCTTGGCCCACCGGATGATGTCGACCGAGCCGGCGGTCGAGAGGTGGCACACGTGCAGCCGGGAGCCGACGTGCTCGGCCAGCAGCACGTCGCGGGCGATGATCGATTCCTCCGCCACCGCGGGCCATCCGGCCAGCCCGAGCTCGGCCGAGACCGTGCCCTCGTTCATCTGGGCGCCCTCGGTCAGCCGCGGGTCCTGCGCGTGCTGGGCGACGACGCCGTCGAACGACTTCACGTACTCGAGCGCGCGCCGCATGATCAGCGGGTCGAAGACGCAGAAGCCGTCGTCGCTGAAGACGCGGACCCGCGCCCGCGAGGACGCCATCGCGCCGAGCTCGGCGAGGCGCTCGCCCTTCTGCCCGATGGTCACCGCGCCGATCGGCTGCACGTGCGCGAAGCCGGCGGCCTCGCCGAGGGCGAGCTCCTGCTCGACGACGCCGGCGGTGTCGGCCACCGGCGAGGTGTTGGGCATCGCGAACACGGTGGTGAAGCCGCCGGCCGCGGCGGCGCGCGTGCCGGTGAGGATCGTCTCGGAGGCTTCGTAGCCGGGCTCCCGCAGGTGTGTGTGCAGGTCGACCAGACCGGGCAGGGCGATCAGCCCGTCGGCGTCGACGAGGGAGGCCCCGGCCGCGCTCAGCCCGGTGCCCGTCTCGACGATGCGTCCGTCGACGACGACGATGTCGGTCGCGGCGCCGCCGCTCGGTCGTGCTCCGCGGATGAGGAAGCTCTCGCTCATCGTCCGTCCTCCTCAGCTTCGATGCGCTCGCCCGCCAGCAGCAGGTAGAGCACGGCCATCCGCACCGAGACGCCGTTCGCCACCTGCTCGAGCACGGTCGAGCGCGGCGAATCGGCAGCGGCGGCGGAGATCTCCATCCCCCGGTTCATCGGGCCGGGGTGCAGCACAATGCTATCGGCCGGAAGCGCCCCCAAGCGCGCGGCGTCCAGCCCCCACGTGCGGGAATACTCCCGTTCAGTGGGGAAATACGCGGCGTTCATGCGTTCGAGCTGGATACGCAGCATCATGAGCGCGTCGGGGCCGTCGGCGATGGCGTCGTCGAGGTCGTAGACGACCCGCACCGGCCAGGCCGAGACGTCCTGGGGTACGAGGGTGGGCGGGGCGACGAGGGTCACCTCCGCGCCGAGCGTCGTGAGCAGCCACACGTTCGAGCGGGCCACGCGAGAGTGCAGCACATCGCCGACGATGGTGACCCGGAGCCCGGCGAGATCCCGCCCGCGGCTCGCGTCGCCGAAGAACCGCTTGCGCACGGTGAAGGCGTCGAGCAGAGCCTGGGTGGGGTGGGCGTGGGTGCCGTCGCCGGCGTTGACCACGCCCGCGCTGATCCATCCGCTCGTGGCGAGGGTGTGCGGTGCGCCCGACGCGCCGTGCCGGATGACGACCGCGTCGGCACCCATCGCCTGCAGCGTCTGCGCGGTGTCCTGGAGCGATTCGCCCTTGGACACCGACGAGCCCTTCGCCGAGAAGTTGATGACGTCGGCGGACAGGCGCTTCGCCGCCGCCTCGAACGAGATGCGGGTGCGCGTCGAGTCCTCGAAGAAGAGGTTGACGACGGTCTTGCCCCGCAGCGTCGGGAGTTTGCGCACCTCGCGGTGCTGCGTAGCGGCCATGTCCTCCGCCACGTCGAGGATGCGCAGCGCGTCGGTTCGGCCGAGTCCCTTGGTGTCGAGCAGGTGCCTCATGAGCCGATCGTCACCTCCTCGATGCCGTCCGCCTCGCGCAGCCGCACGTTCACGCGCTCGTCGCGGGCGCTCGGCAGGTTCTTGCCGACGAAATCCGGGCGGATCGGGAGCTCGCGGTGGCCGCGGTCGATCAGGGTCGCCAGCCGCACGGCGGCGGGCCGGCCGATGTCCTGCAGCGCATCGAGCGCGGCGCGGATGGACCGCCCCGAGAACAGCACGTCGTCGACGAGGACGACCGTCCGTCCGTCGATGCCTCCGGCGGGGATCTCGGTCGGCTGCGGCGCGCGCGTCGGATTGCGGTGCAGATCGTCGCGGTACATCGTCACGTCGAGCGCACCGACCGGTACGGGAACGCCGGAGATGTCGGCGAGGATCGCGCCGATGCGGGCGGCGAGCGGGACGCCTCGACGAGGGATGCCGAGGATCACGAGCTCTGCGGGGCCCCGGTTGGACTCGAGGATCTCGTGCGAGATCCGCGTCAGGGCCCGGGCGATGTCGGCTTCATGCAGCACGGTTCGCGTGCTCATCCGCCGCTCCCTTCTCCGCCTCACGGGACGGTGTTAAAGGTTGCTGGGTGCGGCGCCCATCCTAGCGCCCGCAGCGCCCTCCGGTCACATCGGATGCGTCTCCAGCCCGGGTGCGGGAGGGGCTGTTACGCTCGTCGAAATTCCATGACTGCATCGACCGACGTCCCCATCGCACCGGACGCTCATCCGCACGCGGCGACGAACGGCTCAGCCGTGGCGCCCGTCGCGACGGGCCGCGCCGGTGCGAAGGCTATCCTCCTCGGCGAGCACGCCGTCGTCTACGGGCGTCCGGCCATCGCGATCCCGGTGCGTGCGCTGGGCGCTCGTGCCGAGGCGCGGCCCGCCGTCGCAGAACCCCGCCTGTCGAGCGCCCTCTACCACGGGGCGATCTCGCGGGCGCCCGAACGCCTCGGGGTGACCTTGACGGCGCTGTCGGCCGCGCTCGAGGCCGCGGGCGGCCGCGCCGTGCCCGTCGACATCGCGATCGAGAGCAGCATCCCCGCCGAGCGCGGCCTCGGCTCGAGTGCCGCGGTCTCGGCTGCGGTCATCGAGGCGACGCTCCGCGCCTGCGGCGTGACGGTCGACGACGAACGCCTCCACGAGCTCATCCAGACCGCCGAGCGCGCCGCCCACGGCTCACCCAGCGGACTGGACGCCCGCACGGTCCGCGCGCGGGCCGCGGTGTGGTTCGACGGCGGACGCATCGAACCCGTCAGCGTCGGGCGCGACCTCACCTTCGTCATCGCCGACAGCGGCGTACGCGGGCGCACGCGCGAAGCGGTGGCCGCCGTCGCCGCTCGCCGCCACGACGACCCGGAGGGGGTCGAGGCCGCCCTCGACGAGCTGGGAACGCTCGCCACCGCCCTGCGCCGGGACGTCTCGTCGGGCGCGCGGGACGACATCGGCGCGGCCATGAGCCGGGCGCACGTGCTGCTGGACGGGCTCGGCGTCGGCGACCCGGCGCTGGACCATCTCGTGCGCGCGGCCATGTCTGCGGGCGCGCTCGGGGCCAAGCTCACCGGCGGCGGCCGCGGCGGCTGCGTCCTGGCCCTCGCACCCGATCTGGATGCCGCGGCCGCACTCAGCGACCGACTCACCCGCGCCGGCGCCGCCGCGGTCTGGACCACCACCGTCGAAGGAGCGGCATGACCTCCGCGACCGCCACCGCGCACCCCAACATCGCCCTCGTGAAGTACTGGGGCAAACGCGACAGCGACCTGAACCTGCCGGCGACCGGCAGCCTGTCGATGACGCTCGACATCTTCCCCACCACGACGACCGTCACCGTCGACGACGCGGCCGACGGCGACGTGCTCGTGTTCGGCGGCGTGATGCGCTCCGACGGTCCGGCGCAGCGCGTCACACGCTTCCTCGACCTCGTGCGCCAGCTGGCCGGCAGCGATCGTTTCGCGCGGGTGGAGACGGCGAACACCGTGCCGTCGGCCGCCGGGCTCGCGTCGTCGGCCTCGGGCTTCGCGGCTCTCGCCCTCGCCGCGTCCGCTGCGTACGGGCTCGACCTCGACGTCCCCGCCTTGAGCCGGCTCGCGCGACGGGGTTCCGGCTCTGCTTCGCGCTCGATCATCCCGGGGTTCGCGGTGTGGCACGCGGGCGACGACGACACGACGTCGTTCGCCGAGCCCCTCGACGCCCCCGACCTCGCGATGGTCGTGGCGATGGTCGAGAAGCGCGAGAAGCCGGTGTCCAGCCGTGAGGCGATGCGTCGCACGATCCTCACCTCGCCGTACTACCGCGCGTGGGTGGAGTCGACCGCGGAGACCCTCGATGCCGCCGTGCTGGCGTGTGCCGACGGCGACGTCGACCGGCTGGGGCGCATCACCGAGGTCAACGCGCTGCGCATGCACGCCCTCATCCAGTCGTGCGATCCTCCGATCCGATACCTGACGCCGGTGAGTGTGGAGATCTTCGACCGCGTGGCCGCGCTGCGCGAGAGCGGAGTCGGCGCATGGGCCACGGCCGATGCCGGCCCCAACGTCGTGGTGCTGACCCGCCCGGACGACGTGCCCGCCGTCACCGCCGCCCTCTCCGGCCTCGCCGAGCTCGCCGTGGCGCGCCCGGGTCCGGCGGCCGCGCTGACCGGGCGGGCGCACGGGTGAGCGTGCCCACCCAGCCGGACGCCATCGTCGTCCGAGCACCGGGGAAGCTCTTCGTCGCGGGCGAGTACGCCGTCGTCTCACCCGGCGAGCCGTCGGTGCTGATCGCGGTGGACCGCTACCTCACCGTCTCGCTGACCCGGGGCGTCGACGCCGGCAGCATCCACTCGCCGGAGTACGGCCGGATGCCGGTGCGCTGGACGCACGGCGCCGACGGCCTGACCCTCGACCGCGAGCACCACCCCTACGACTACGTGATCGCTGCGATCGAGGTCGCCGAGCGGTTGCGCGCCGAACGCGGGATCGAGCCGCGATTCTTCGACTTGCGCATCGACAGCGGCCTGGACGACCCGAGCGGACGGAAGTTCGGACTCGGATCGTCGGCGGCCGTCACGGTGGCCACCATCGCCGCGATCGATGCGTTCTACGGTCTCGGACTGGGCCTGCGCGGGCGATACGAGCTGGCGATGCTCGCCACCATCGCCGTCGCCCCCAACGCCTCGGGCGGCGATGTCGCGGCCAGCACCTACGGCGGCTGGATCGGCTACCGCTCGCCCGACCGCGACCGCCTGCGAGCGGCTCGAGCCCAGATCGGCGTCGACGCGATGCTGGGCTCGGAGGTCTGGGCCGACACCGAGATCGTGCGCCTGGAGCCGCCCGCCGGTCTCGACCTGCTCGTGGGCTGGACGGGGCACCCCGCCTCGACGGAGCGCCTCGTGAGCGGCGTCTCGCGGGGCACGAGCGCGACCGGACCCGACCAGGCCGCGTTCCTGTCGGCCTCGCGCGAGTGCGTCGGCGACCTGTGGCGCGCCCTCTCGCCCGCGGCATCCGGCGACCCGGTCGAACCGGCCGACGATCAGCTGGCGCTCCGCGCGATCCGGCGTAATCGTCGGCTGCTCCAGCATCTGGGTGAGCGCTCAGGCGTCACCATCGAGACCGACCGGCTGCGCATCCTCTGCGACGCGGCGGAAGGCATCGGGGCGGCGGCAAAGCCCTCGGGCGCCGGCGGCGGCGACTGCGGCATCGTGCTCGCTCCCGCCGACGCGGACGTGGCCGGGATGCTGCGCACCTGGGAGACCAACGACATCCGACACCTCACGATCGGCGTGCACCCGCCCGAAGGAGAGAACAATGACGGCTGAGCGCTCCTCCGAACGCAAGGACGACCACGTCCGTCTCGCCGACGCCCAGCAGCGCGAGGCCCCGCGCCCGAACGGCTGGGACGATGTGACCTTCGTCCACCACGCCCTGGCGGGCGTCGACGCGGATCGGGTCGACCTCGGCGTCGAGGTCGCCGGGAAGCGCTGGGCCCTGCCGTTCTACGTCAACGCCATGACGGGGGGCAGCGCGTCGACGGGAGTCATCAACCGCGACCTCGCGATCGCGGCACGCGAGACCGGCGTCGCCATCGCGTCTGGCTCGCTGAGCATCGCCCTGGACAACCCCGAGCTGCTCGGCACCTTCCGCGTCATCCGCGACGAGAACCCGGACGGCTTCGTCATGGCCAACGTCGGCATCGAGCGCGGGCCCGACGACGCTCGTCGCGCCGTCGACGCCCTCGGCGCCGACGCGCTGCAGGTTCACGTCAACGCGGTGCAGGAGACGGTGATGCCCGAGGGCAGCCGCTCCTTCTCGAGCTGGCCCGCCTCCCTCGAGGCGATCGTCGCGGGCGTGGACGTGCCCGTCGTGGTCAAGGAGGTCGGTTTCGGTCTGAGCGCTGCGACCCTCACGCGGCTGGCGGACATGGGCGTGCGATACGCCGATGTGTCCGGCGTCGGCGGCACCGACTTCGTCCGTGTCGAGAACGACCGCCGCGCCGGTCGCGATTACGCGTACCTCGCGGGCTGGGGCCAGTCGGCCGTGGAGTGCCTGCTGGAGGCGCCGCTGCACGCTCCGACGCTGTTCGCGTCGGGGGGTGTGCGCACCCCGCTCGACGTCGCACGGGGGCTCGCGCTCGGCGCCCGCGCCGTCGGCGCGTCCGGGTCGTTCCTCTCGGTCGTCATCGACGGCGGCGCCGAGGCGCTGATCTCCCGGATCCGGGAATGGTCTGACCACCTCGCTGCGTTGCATTCACTGGTGGGGGCGACCACTCCCGAAGCCCTTCGCCATACCGACCTGATCGTCCGAGGTCGCGCCGCCGATTTCGCGCGCGCCCGCGGCGTCGATCTCGACAGCCTGGCGCGACGCGCCGGCGGGAAGGACGCGCGATGAGCGCCGAGTTCACCCCCATCCCCCTGCGCTGGGTCGGCCCGCTGCGATTGACCGGCGACGTCGAGACCGAGCAGGATGTGCCGCTGGCCACGTACGAGTCGCCCCTGTGGCCCTCCGTCGGACGCGGCGCCCGCATCTCCCGCCTCGTCGACGACGGCATCCGCGTGACGGTCGTCGACGAGAGGATGACGAGGTCCTCGCTGTTCGTCGCCGAGAGCGCCGCCGCCGCCGTCGCCGCCTCGCGCGCGATCGGCGCGCGTTTCGACGACCTCGCCGCCGCGGTCTCGGAGCGCAGCAGGCACGCGCGCCTGATCGACCTCGACACCGAGATCGTCGGCAACCTGCTGTACCTGCGCTTCGCGCTGACCACCGGCGACGCCTCGGGTCACAACATGGTCACCCTCGCCGCCGAGACTCTGATGGAGCGCGTCCTGTCGTGGCACCCCGAGCTGTCGTACGGCTCGATCTCGGGCAACTACTGCACCGACAAGAAGGCCACCGCCGTCAACGGCATCCTCGGTCGCGGCCGGAGCGTCATCGCCGAGATCCTCATCCCCGCCGAACTCGTCGACAAGCAGCTCCGATCGACCGCCCAGCGGATCGTCGACCTCAACGTGCAGAAGAACCTCGTCGGATCCACCATCGCAGGCGCACTGCGCTCGGCCAACGCCCACTACGCCAACATGCTGCTGGCCTTCTACCTGGCGACGGGCCAGGACGCCGCGAACATCGTCGAGGGCTCTCAGGGATTCACGTGGGCCGAGGTGCGCGGCGACGGCGACCTGTACTTCTCGTGCACACTCCCCCACCTGATCGTCGGGACGGTCGGCAACGGCAAGGACCTGCCCGCCGTCGACGATGCGCTGACCCGACTCGGGTGCCGCGAGGATCGCGCACCCGGCGAGAACGCCCGACGGCTGGCTAGCCTCATCGCCGCCACCGTCCTCTGCGGCGAGCTCTCCCTGCTCGCCGCCCAGACCAACCCTGGGGAGCTGATGCAGTCGCACCTGCTCCTCGAGCGCCGGAAGGACTCCTCGAAGTGACCACCATCGGAATCCACGACCTCGCCGTCGCGACCGCCTCGCACGTCGTCGAGCTCGACGACCTCGCCGAACGCGCCGGCATCGACCCCGCGAAGTTCCGCGTCGGACTCGGCCAGGAGCAGATGAGCATCCCCGGCCTCGACGAGGACATCGTCACGATGGGAGCCGCGGCCGCGCAGCGCATCATCGACCGTCACGGAGTCGACGGCATCCGCACCCTGTTCTTCGCGACCGAGACCGGCATCGATCAGTCCCGCGCTGCCGGTGTCCACGTGCACGAGCTCCTGGACCTCCCCCGCTCCGTGCGCGTCGTCGAGTTGAAGCAGGCCTGCTACTCGGCGACCGCGGCCCTGCAGGCAGCCGCAGGCCTCATCGCGCGCAACCCGGGCGAGCGCGTGCTGGTCATCGCCAGCGACGTCGCCCGGTACGAGCTCGACACCGCGGCCGAGCCGACGCAGGGCGCGGGCGCGGTCGCCTTCCTGGTGTCTGCCGATCCCGCGCTCGC
Protein-coding sequences here:
- a CDS encoding hydroxymethylglutaryl-CoA reductase; this translates as MSAEFTPIPLRWVGPLRLTGDVETEQDVPLATYESPLWPSVGRGARISRLVDDGIRVTVVDERMTRSSLFVAESAAAAVAASRAIGARFDDLAAAVSERSRHARLIDLDTEIVGNLLYLRFALTTGDASGHNMVTLAAETLMERVLSWHPELSYGSISGNYCTDKKATAVNGILGRGRSVIAEILIPAELVDKQLRSTAQRIVDLNVQKNLVGSTIAGALRSANAHYANMLLAFYLATGQDAANIVEGSQGFTWAEVRGDGDLYFSCTLPHLIVGTVGNGKDLPAVDDALTRLGCREDRAPGENARRLASLIAATVLCGELSLLAAQTNPGELMQSHLLLERRKDSSK
- a CDS encoding aspartate carbamoyltransferase catalytic subunit; amino-acid sequence: MRHLLDTKGLGRTDALRILDVAEDMAATQHREVRKLPTLRGKTVVNLFFEDSTRTRISFEAAAKRLSADVINFSAKGSSVSKGESLQDTAQTLQAMGADAVVIRHGASGAPHTLATSGWISAGVVNAGDGTHAHPTQALLDAFTVRKRFFGDASRGRDLAGLRVTIVGDVLHSRVARSNVWLLTTLGAEVTLVAPPTLVPQDVSAWPVRVVYDLDDAIADGPDALMMLRIQLERMNAAYFPTEREYSRTWGLDAARLGALPADSIVLHPGPMNRGMEISAAAADSPRSTVLEQVANGVSVRMAVLYLLLAGERIEAEEDGR
- the pyrR gene encoding bifunctional pyr operon transcriptional regulator/uracil phosphoribosyltransferase PyrR, translated to MSTRTVLHEADIARALTRISHEILESNRGPAELVILGIPRRGVPLAARIGAILADISGVPVPVGALDVTMYRDDLHRNPTRAPQPTEIPAGGIDGRTVVLVDDVLFSGRSIRAALDALQDIGRPAAVRLATLIDRGHRELPIRPDFVGKNLPSARDERVNVRLREADGIEEVTIGS
- the mvaD gene encoding diphosphomevalonate decarboxylase gives rise to the protein MTSATATAHPNIALVKYWGKRDSDLNLPATGSLSMTLDIFPTTTTVTVDDAADGDVLVFGGVMRSDGPAQRVTRFLDLVRQLAGSDRFARVETANTVPSAAGLASSASGFAALALAASAAYGLDLDVPALSRLARRGSGSASRSIIPGFAVWHAGDDDTTSFAEPLDAPDLAMVVAMVEKREKPVSSREAMRRTILTSPYYRAWVESTAETLDAAVLACADGDVDRLGRITEVNALRMHALIQSCDPPIRYLTPVSVEIFDRVAALRESGVGAWATADAGPNVVVLTRPDDVPAVTAALSGLAELAVARPGPAAALTGRAHG
- the mvk gene encoding mevalonate kinase — protein: MTASTDVPIAPDAHPHAATNGSAVAPVATGRAGAKAILLGEHAVVYGRPAIAIPVRALGARAEARPAVAEPRLSSALYHGAISRAPERLGVTLTALSAALEAAGGRAVPVDIAIESSIPAERGLGSSAAVSAAVIEATLRACGVTVDDERLHELIQTAERAAHGSPSGLDARTVRARAAVWFDGGRIEPVSVGRDLTFVIADSGVRGRTREAVAAVAARRHDDPEGVEAALDELGTLATALRRDVSSGARDDIGAAMSRAHVLLDGLGVGDPALDHLVRAAMSAGALGAKLTGGGRGGCVLALAPDLDAAAALSDRLTRAGAAAVWTTTVEGAA
- a CDS encoding phosphomevalonate kinase; amino-acid sequence: MPTQPDAIVVRAPGKLFVAGEYAVVSPGEPSVLIAVDRYLTVSLTRGVDAGSIHSPEYGRMPVRWTHGADGLTLDREHHPYDYVIAAIEVAERLRAERGIEPRFFDLRIDSGLDDPSGRKFGLGSSAAVTVATIAAIDAFYGLGLGLRGRYELAMLATIAVAPNASGGDVAASTYGGWIGYRSPDRDRLRAARAQIGVDAMLGSEVWADTEIVRLEPPAGLDLLVGWTGHPASTERLVSGVSRGTSATGPDQAAFLSASRECVGDLWRALSPAASGDPVEPADDQLALRAIRRNRRLLQHLGERSGVTIETDRLRILCDAAEGIGAAAKPSGAGGGDCGIVLAPADADVAGMLRTWETNDIRHLTIGVHPPEGENNDG
- the fni gene encoding type 2 isopentenyl-diphosphate Delta-isomerase, whose product is MTAERSSERKDDHVRLADAQQREAPRPNGWDDVTFVHHALAGVDADRVDLGVEVAGKRWALPFYVNAMTGGSASTGVINRDLAIAARETGVAIASGSLSIALDNPELLGTFRVIRDENPDGFVMANVGIERGPDDARRAVDALGADALQVHVNAVQETVMPEGSRSFSSWPASLEAIVAGVDVPVVVKEVGFGLSAATLTRLADMGVRYADVSGVGGTDFVRVENDRRAGRDYAYLAGWGQSAVECLLEAPLHAPTLFASGGVRTPLDVARGLALGARAVGASGSFLSVVIDGGAEALISRIREWSDHLAALHSLVGATTPEALRHTDLIVRGRAADFARARGVDLDSLARRAGGKDAR
- a CDS encoding dihydroorotase gives rise to the protein MSESFLIRGARPSGGAATDIVVVDGRIVETGTGLSAAGASLVDADGLIALPGLVDLHTHLREPGYEASETILTGTRAAAAGGFTTVFAMPNTSPVADTAGVVEQELALGEAAGFAHVQPIGAVTIGQKGERLAELGAMASSRARVRVFSDDGFCVFDPLIMRRALEYVKSFDGVVAQHAQDPRLTEGAQMNEGTVSAELGLAGWPAVAEESIIARDVLLAEHVGSRLHVCHLSTAGSVDIIRWAKKRGVDVTAEVTPHHLLLTEELVRGYDARFKVNPPLRRDEDVLAVREGLADGTIDIVATDHAPHPAEAKSCEWAAAANGMVGLESALRVVQQAVVDTGMLTWEDVARVMSTAPARIGRLPGAGTPIAPGQPASLTLYDPRPVRPFTDADLRGRSVNSPYLGRELPGEVRWTFFGGVPTVADGALLAEPGALA